A genomic region of Leptotrichia hofstadii contains the following coding sequences:
- a CDS encoding NAD(P)H-dependent glycerol-3-phosphate dehydrogenase — MKNILVIGGGSWGTCLSKLLVENGHKVYLWEHNGEVRKVIRDTKENPQFLPNIKLPDNLNVVDDYGEVLENSEKYGKIDILLLATPTQFLRAILKRLKNFLNYNIILVNVAKGLEIATKKRISEIVAEELGNKPYNYVLLAGPTHAEEVAQKLPSAILSVSENEEAARTVQTTFSNLYFRVYTGTDLMGAELAGALKNCLAIAAGIADGMGYGDNTKAALITRGINEMFEIAKYYNANPKTFMGLSGLGDIIVTCTSKHSRNRFVGEKLGQGEKIKDIVSHMNMVSEGAETIKALYKIIKENNLKAPIFTALYEVIYNGKPVSELESTFMSRDLKSEFLN; from the coding sequence ATGAAAAATATATTGGTTATTGGCGGCGGAAGCTGGGGCACTTGTCTTTCAAAATTATTAGTAGAAAATGGACATAAAGTCTATTTATGGGAGCATAATGGAGAAGTGAGAAAAGTAATTCGTGATACAAAGGAAAATCCACAATTTTTACCCAATATAAAATTACCTGATAATCTTAATGTTGTGGATGATTATGGGGAAGTGCTTGAAAATTCTGAAAAATATGGTAAAATTGATATTCTTTTATTAGCGACTCCTACACAATTTTTAAGAGCAATTTTAAAAAGATTGAAAAATTTTTTAAATTATAATATAATATTGGTAAATGTTGCAAAAGGGCTAGAAATTGCTACTAAAAAGAGAATTTCTGAAATAGTGGCTGAAGAGCTTGGAAACAAGCCGTATAATTATGTTCTGTTGGCAGGACCTACACACGCTGAAGAAGTTGCTCAAAAATTGCCATCTGCCATACTTTCCGTATCTGAAAATGAAGAAGCTGCCAGAACAGTGCAAACTACATTTAGTAATCTTTATTTCAGAGTTTACACAGGAACAGACCTGATGGGAGCTGAGCTTGCGGGAGCATTAAAGAACTGTCTTGCAATTGCGGCGGGAATTGCCGATGGAATGGGTTATGGAGATAATACAAAGGCTGCTCTTATAACTCGAGGAATTAACGAAATGTTTGAAATCGCAAAATATTACAATGCCAATCCTAAGACATTTATGGGATTATCAGGGCTTGGAGATATTATTGTAACTTGTACGAGTAAACACAGCAGAAATAGATTTGTGGGAGAAAAACTGGGACAAGGTGAAAAAATTAAAGATATAGTTTCACATATGAATATGGTGTCAGAAGGTGCAGAAACAATAAAGGCCCTTTATAAAATTATAAAGGAAAATAATCTGAAAGCACCTATTTTTACAGCACTTTATGAAGTAATCTACAATGGAAAACCAGTTTCAGAACTGGAATCTACATTTATGAGCAGAGATTTAAAGTCAGAATTTTTAAATTGA
- the plsY gene encoding glycerol-3-phosphate 1-O-acyltransferase PlsY: MITILLMVIAYILGSVPNALWIGKVFKGIDIREHGSRNTGSTNAARVLGAKLGILTLILDVSKGLVPTLMAILLKADFFENLTRISNLDYVLVGICAILGHVFSIFMNFKGGKAVATTLGVFLILVPKAILFAAIVFFVVFAISRYVSLSSVLAAISLPIFIYFLYQQTIYVILGILIAILIAVKHRSNIERLKNGTESKFSLKNKK, encoded by the coding sequence ATGATTACAATTTTATTAATGGTTATTGCCTATATTCTAGGAAGTGTGCCAAATGCACTTTGGATAGGAAAAGTGTTTAAAGGGATAGATATTCGTGAGCATGGGAGCAGAAATACTGGCTCTACAAATGCGGCTAGGGTCTTAGGGGCAAAATTAGGTATTTTGACATTAATTTTAGATGTTTCTAAAGGATTAGTTCCGACATTAATGGCAATTTTGCTAAAAGCTGATTTTTTTGAAAATTTGACAAGAATTTCAAATTTGGATTATGTATTAGTTGGAATCTGTGCAATTTTAGGTCATGTATTTTCTATTTTTATGAATTTTAAAGGTGGAAAGGCTGTTGCAACGACACTTGGAGTGTTTTTAATTTTAGTTCCAAAGGCTATATTGTTTGCGGCAATTGTATTTTTTGTAGTTTTTGCCATTTCAAGATATGTTTCGTTATCTTCGGTTTTGGCGGCTATATCACTTCCAATTTTTATATATTTTTTGTATCAGCAAACGATATATGTTATTTTAGGAATTTTAATAGCAATCTTGATTGCAGTAAAACATAGAAGCAATATTGAAAGGTTAAAAAATGGAACAGAATCTAAATTTAGTTTAAAAAATAAAAAATAG
- a CDS encoding MATE family efflux transporter, producing the protein MEKKREELLKGSILKLFVKYFIPTLIGSAAVVLYNIVDRFFVGKISEKALAGAGIAFYIVMLIIAFSMFIGVGAGTIISIRLGQGKKGEAKKILGNAVTLFTILGLSLYVLLILNINTVLRYSGANNETLPYAKAYLEIILLAILPLFYSFGLTNVLNAAGAPRVAMFSMLIGAVVNIALDYVAVMIMHTGIEGTAYATLIGNVLSAIFVLWFLTAGKLPFRIDMFGFKLEEESVITIRFSKMKLDSKIVKDIFSIGMSPFLLQAASSGVGLVTNKIVDTYGGTYGVAVMTIINSYLPIMTMSVYAVSQAVQPIIGFNYGARNFRRVKKSLMTAINAGVALSFTFWIIVMLLPKELILFFNEKSTPEALREGVKAIRVYFSLVIISSFGITVPNYFQATGRSKYSVILNLLRQVVIFLIVMITFSNIWKLDGVWLAQPFTDLLFFIILLGFLYKEKRFFDKMIESENNLLEYNKEIDEQKK; encoded by the coding sequence ATGGAAAAAAAACGAGAAGAGCTGTTAAAAGGTTCTATTTTGAAATTATTTGTAAAATATTTCATACCAACGCTTATTGGATCTGCGGCAGTTGTTTTGTATAATATTGTTGACAGGTTCTTTGTTGGAAAAATTAGCGAAAAGGCGCTTGCTGGTGCGGGAATTGCTTTTTATATTGTTATGCTGATTATCGCCTTTTCAATGTTCATTGGAGTTGGAGCTGGAACTATTATTTCAATTCGGCTTGGACAGGGGAAAAAGGGAGAAGCTAAGAAAATATTGGGAAATGCTGTAACCTTATTTACTATTTTAGGACTTTCGCTGTATGTGCTTTTAATATTGAATATTAATACAGTTTTACGGTATTCAGGCGCTAATAATGAGACACTGCCGTATGCAAAGGCTTATCTGGAAATAATATTGCTGGCAATTCTGCCTTTATTTTACTCATTTGGATTGACAAATGTGTTAAATGCGGCTGGAGCACCTAGAGTTGCGATGTTTTCAATGCTGATTGGCGCAGTTGTAAATATTGCTCTGGATTATGTGGCTGTAATGATTATGCATACTGGAATTGAGGGGACTGCTTATGCAACATTAATTGGAAATGTTCTCTCTGCAATATTTGTGTTATGGTTTTTAACTGCAGGAAAATTACCGTTTAGAATAGATATGTTTGGCTTTAAGCTGGAAGAAGAAAGCGTTATTACAATAAGATTTTCAAAAATGAAATTGGATTCAAAAATAGTAAAAGATATTTTTTCAATAGGAATGTCGCCGTTTTTATTACAAGCTGCAAGTTCAGGAGTAGGACTTGTAACAAATAAAATTGTAGATACTTATGGCGGAACTTATGGCGTAGCAGTTATGACAATTATAAATTCATATTTACCAATTATGACAATGAGTGTTTATGCTGTTTCTCAGGCTGTTCAGCCTATAATTGGATTTAATTATGGTGCGAGAAATTTCAGGAGAGTTAAAAAATCTTTGATGACTGCTATAAATGCTGGAGTTGCTTTATCTTTTACATTTTGGATAATTGTAATGCTTTTACCAAAAGAACTGATTTTATTTTTTAATGAAAAAAGTACGCCTGAAGCTCTAAGAGAAGGTGTAAAAGCAATTAGAGTATATTTTTCGCTTGTAATAATTTCATCTTTTGGAATAACTGTGCCAAATTATTTTCAAGCAACGGGACGTTCAAAATATTCGGTTATATTAAATCTATTACGGCAAGTTGTTATATTTCTAATAGTTATGATAACTTTTTCAAATATTTGGAAACTGGATGGAGTGTGGCTTGCACAGCCTTTTACTGATTTACTGTTTTTCATAATACTTTTAGGATTCTTGTATAAGGAAAAAAGATTTTTTGATAAAATGATTGAAAGTGAAAATAACTTATTGGAATATAATAAGGAGATAGATGAACAAAAAAAATAA
- a CDS encoding lipid-A-disaccharide synthase produces the protein MSGDLHASYIVEEMRKKDKNVEFFGVVGNKSIEAGVKAVNHIKNNDVMGFVEALKKYSYFTEKAHEYLEFIKENGIETVIFVDFGGFNLKFFELLKKKILEKELQNLRMVYYIPPKVWAWGKKRIEKLKKFDDVIVIFPFEKAYYDNTLKKNESKGLKVEYFGNPFVDKYEFSDKLGEKILLLPGSRRQEIEKFLPVITELVRNEKVKNEKFLMKLASKDHIKYIHDFEKKYKIDVHKIPNLEITFDEIKNIRKDCKYAIATSGTVTFEISLMGLPVIVVYKTSKINAFIARKIVKIKYITLTNLNANKEIFKELLQEDFSVEKLLEEMEIMEKNKENIVLELKKEREKLGDFGVLEKIADYLLENRD, from the coding sequence ATGTCTGGAGATTTACACGCTTCATACATTGTGGAAGAAATGCGAAAAAAAGATAAAAATGTTGAGTTTTTTGGTGTGGTTGGAAATAAATCGATAGAGGCTGGAGTTAAGGCAGTAAATCATATTAAAAATAATGATGTTATGGGATTTGTAGAGGCTTTGAAAAAGTACAGCTATTTTACGGAAAAAGCCCATGAATATTTAGAATTTATCAAGGAAAATGGAATAGAAACTGTTATTTTTGTTGATTTTGGAGGATTTAACCTGAAATTTTTTGAGTTATTGAAAAAGAAAATTTTAGAAAAAGAACTGCAGAATTTGAGAATGGTTTATTATATTCCGCCTAAAGTATGGGCTTGGGGGAAAAAACGGATTGAAAAATTAAAGAAATTTGATGATGTTATTGTAATTTTTCCTTTTGAAAAGGCATATTATGATAATACTTTGAAAAAGAATGAATCAAAAGGACTCAAAGTAGAGTATTTTGGTAATCCATTTGTTGACAAATATGAATTTTCTGATAAGCTGGGAGAAAAAATATTGCTTCTTCCAGGAAGCAGACGACAGGAAATTGAGAAATTTTTGCCAGTAATTACGGAACTGGTTAGAAATGAAAAAGTTAAAAATGAGAAATTTTTAATGAAGCTGGCAAGCAAGGATCATATAAAATATATACATGATTTTGAGAAAAAATACAAAATTGATGTTCATAAAATTCCAAATTTGGAAATAACTTTTGATGAAATAAAAAACATTCGGAAAGATTGCAAATATGCAATAGCAACTTCGGGAACAGTAACTTTTGAAATATCGCTTATGGGACTGCCTGTGATAGTAGTCTACAAAACATCTAAAATCAATGCTTTTATTGCAAGAAAGATAGTCAAAATAAAATATATAACGCTTACTAATCTAAATGCAAACAAAGAGATTTTTAAAGAACTGCTGCAGGAAGATTTTTCGGTGGAAAAGTTGCTTGAAGAAATGGAAATTATGGAAAAAAATAAGGAAAATATTGTTTTGGAATTGAAAAAAGAGAGAGAAAAACTAGGTGATTTTGGAGTTTTGGAAAAAATTGCTGATTATTTGTTAGAAAATAGAGATTAA
- a CDS encoding LpxI family protein: protein MIMEKVGLIAGNGKLPELFLNQCILKGIEPFSVYLFESVEESVKEHKNSVKYSVAQVGKIISHFKKNGITHLIMLGKVEKNLIFSNLKFDLTATKILLSTKNKKDKNILKAIIDYIESENIEVLPQNYLMDEYIAGNETYTKVLPSKNEEKTIEIGIEAARMLTDIDAGQTVVVKDESVIALEGVEGTDKAILRGGELAGKNCIVVKMARRNQDYRIDIPTIGLETIKKVVEINGRGIVIEADKMLFIDKEEVIKFANKNKIFIKGIKI, encoded by the coding sequence ATGATAATGGAAAAAGTAGGTTTGATTGCAGGAAATGGGAAATTACCTGAATTATTTTTGAATCAATGTATTTTGAAAGGGATTGAACCATTTTCAGTTTATCTATTTGAAAGTGTGGAAGAAAGTGTAAAAGAGCATAAAAATTCTGTGAAATACAGTGTTGCTCAAGTTGGGAAAATAATCTCACATTTTAAGAAAAATGGAATAACTCACTTAATAATGCTTGGGAAAGTCGAAAAAAATCTGATTTTTTCAAATTTAAAATTTGATTTGACGGCAACTAAGATATTATTGTCTACAAAAAATAAAAAAGATAAAAATATTTTAAAGGCAATAATTGATTACATTGAATCAGAAAATATTGAAGTTTTGCCACAAAATTATCTGATGGACGAATATATTGCAGGAAATGAAACATATACAAAAGTTTTACCAAGTAAAAATGAGGAAAAAACAATAGAAATCGGAATTGAAGCGGCAAGGATGCTTACTGACATTGATGCAGGGCAGACTGTTGTTGTAAAAGATGAATCTGTTATTGCATTGGAAGGTGTGGAAGGTACAGATAAAGCAATTTTGCGTGGTGGAGAACTGGCTGGGAAAAACTGCATTGTAGTAAAAATGGCAAGGCGTAATCAGGATTATCGGATAGACATTCCAACGATTGGTCTGGAAACAATAAAAAAAGTTGTGGAAATTAATGGACGTGGGATTGTAATTGAAGCCGATAAAATGCTGTTTATTGATAAAGAGGAAGTTATAAAATTTGCAAACAAAAATAAAATTTTTATAAAAGGAATTAAGATTTAA
- the lpxA gene encoding acyl-ACP--UDP-N-acetylglucosamine O-acyltransferase, translated as MSLNIHPTAIVDPNAKLGENVKIGPYSIIGPEVIIGNGTVVESHVVIEGETIIGENNYIFSFASIGKDPQDLKFAGEKTRVVIGNNNKIREFVTIHRGTTDKYETRIGNNTLVMAYVHIAHDCIIGDNCVLANAATFAGHVEVEDYAVVGGLTAVHQFTRVGRHAMIGGCSAVNQDVVPYMLSEGNKARAVYINIVGLQRRGFSEEQIKRLRELYKIIFKKKLKLEEALQIVERDYGQYEEAQNLVNFIRKSKRGITR; from the coding sequence ATGAGTTTAAATATACATCCAACGGCGATTGTTGATCCAAATGCTAAACTTGGAGAAAATGTAAAGATTGGTCCTTACTCGATTATAGGGCCAGAAGTAATAATTGGAAATGGAACTGTTGTAGAATCGCATGTTGTAATTGAAGGGGAAACGATTATTGGCGAGAATAATTATATTTTTTCTTTTGCTTCAATAGGGAAAGATCCGCAAGATTTGAAGTTTGCTGGAGAAAAAACTAGAGTTGTTATTGGAAATAACAATAAAATTCGTGAATTTGTTACAATTCACCGAGGAACTACTGATAAATATGAAACAAGAATCGGAAATAATACACTTGTAATGGCTTATGTTCATATCGCTCACGATTGTATAATTGGGGATAACTGCGTACTGGCAAATGCAGCGACTTTTGCTGGACATGTGGAAGTGGAAGATTATGCGGTGGTAGGTGGACTTACTGCTGTGCATCAATTTACAAGAGTTGGAAGGCACGCAATGATAGGTGGATGTTCGGCTGTAAATCAGGATGTTGTTCCTTATATGCTGTCTGAAGGAAATAAGGCGAGAGCTGTTTATATTAACATCGTAGGGCTTCAACGTAGAGGTTTTTCAGAAGAGCAGATAAAAAGGCTAAGAGAATTGTATAAAATCATATTTAAGAAAAAACTGAAACTGGAAGAAGCACTTCAAATTGTTGAACGTGATTACGGACAATACGAAGAAGCACAAAATCTTGTTAATTTTATAAGAAAAAGTAAAAGAGGTATAACAAGATAA
- the fabZ gene encoding 3-hydroxyacyl-ACP dehydratase FabZ, whose product MAANETIMSVEDIMKILPHRYPFLLVDKVIEKNGTDSLVAIKNVTMNEEFFQGHFPGKPVMPGVLQIEALAQAVGLLMLEPGKIPLFMSIDKCKFRRGVVPGDQLRLEVEKIKVKSNVIVARGRCVVDGTVVSEADLKFSVQDL is encoded by the coding sequence ATGGCAGCAAATGAAACAATTATGAGTGTAGAGGATATTATGAAAATATTGCCACATAGATATCCGTTTTTGTTAGTAGACAAAGTTATCGAAAAAAATGGTACTGACTCTTTGGTAGCAATAAAAAATGTTACAATGAACGAAGAATTTTTCCAAGGGCATTTTCCTGGAAAACCAGTAATGCCAGGAGTTTTACAAATAGAAGCGTTGGCACAAGCTGTAGGACTGCTAATGTTGGAACCAGGTAAAATACCTTTATTTATGTCAATTGACAAATGTAAATTTAGAAGAGGTGTTGTTCCAGGAGATCAGTTAAGATTGGAAGTAGAAAAAATAAAAGTTAAAAGTAATGTAATAGTCGCACGTGGAAGATGTGTTGTTGACGGTACAGTTGTAAGTGAAGCTGACTTGAAATTTTCAGTACAGGATTTATAA
- the lpxC gene encoding UDP-3-O-acyl-N-acetylglucosamine deacetylase, whose translation MKRKTIKNSVEILGIGLHKGEEIKLTLRPSENNDERGIIFKRIDVSDKNNVIKVDYRNLFDLERGTNIRNEDDVKVHTIEHFLSSLSITGVTDILVEILGNELPILDGSSAGFVEKLLEAGIVELNEEIEPAVITEPVIFSDEKAGKYVMALPYDGFKISYTIDFNHSFLKSQYYELEVNLENYMENIAKCRTFAFDYEIDFLKKNNLALGGSLENAVVVGAEGPLNPEGLRYPDEFVRHKILDIIGDLYVLGTPIKAHIIAIRAGHYVNSRLTEMIAKKYL comes from the coding sequence GTGAAAAGAAAAACTATAAAGAATTCGGTTGAAATATTAGGAATTGGGCTTCATAAAGGAGAAGAAATAAAATTAACTTTAAGACCTAGCGAAAATAATGATGAGCGAGGAATAATCTTCAAAAGAATTGATGTAAGTGACAAAAATAATGTTATAAAAGTTGATTATAGAAATTTATTTGATTTGGAGAGAGGGACAAATATCAGGAATGAAGATGATGTAAAAGTTCATACGATTGAGCATTTTTTATCATCACTTTCAATTACAGGAGTTACTGATATTTTAGTTGAAATTTTAGGGAATGAGTTGCCTATTTTGGATGGAAGTTCGGCTGGATTTGTTGAAAAATTGCTAGAAGCTGGAATTGTAGAGCTGAATGAGGAAATAGAACCTGCTGTAATTACGGAGCCTGTTATATTTTCGGATGAGAAGGCTGGGAAATACGTGATGGCGTTGCCTTATGATGGGTTTAAAATATCTTATACGATTGATTTTAACCATAGTTTTTTGAAGTCACAGTATTATGAGCTTGAAGTAAATTTGGAAAATTATATGGAAAATATTGCGAAATGCAGAACTTTTGCATTTGACTATGAAATAGATTTTCTTAAAAAGAATAATCTGGCATTGGGAGGAAGTTTGGAAAATGCTGTGGTAGTGGGGGCAGAGGGTCCATTAAATCCAGAAGGATTAAGATATCCCGATGAATTTGTAAGACATAAAATTCTTGATATAATTGGAGATTTGTATGTATTAGGAACACCTATAAAAGCTCATATTATTGCAATAAGGGCTGGACACTATGTAAATTCGAGATTAACTGAGATGATTGCAAAAAAATATTTATAA
- a CDS encoding M13 family metallopeptidase — protein MKKLLAISLFLVSVNLIYAENETNEDKVTPASKTTVQKATENKEETPAPVPQKRPEGFWNFYAKQQAKLVKDNDRAMFEDVSTNVKAQEDFYSYVNENWDKKTQIPSTKPAWGAFYELNEKNQDFLRNLIRELKGKSSLTADEQKVVTLYDSYSNMEKRNKEGLAPIKNDLEKIDAIKNVADLEKYNVEATKTGGSEFYGWGVGTDLNNSKNNAIYLGSAGIGLSREYFQKDTRENRAILEEYTRYVSDMLKYLGESDTLEKAKKIVAFEKQIANTLLTNEERHDVKKYNNPVKVSDLGTLSRNVDLAQYLKQLNVNTDKVIITELNYYKNLDRFVNDANIGVIKDYMKYNLISSAAGVLNDDLGKRSFEFFGRYLNGQKEREVLEKRALNFTDGSLGEIIGKIYVQRNFSSEAKKNTLQMVDYIKKAMKNRIEKLDWMSAATKKKALEKLSKITVKIGYPDKWRDFSKMTISSNDSLYDQMKKISEWEYNEDMKKVGKPVDKTEWHMSPHTINAYYSPTSNEIVFPAGILQYPFYDYGKSEMASNFGGIGTVIGHELTHAFDVSGASYDGDGNVKNWWTEEDKMKFDAATKKLEDQFSRYSVGGGVYVNGKYTLTENIADLGGLNIAYDALQMYMKDHPNSTKAYSDTINKLFFLSFARMWRQKSTPEYLKNLAKTDSHSPNIFRVNGTLVNVDAFHKVFETKPGDKMYKAPEDRIKIW, from the coding sequence ATGAAAAAACTACTTGCAATTTCGCTATTTTTAGTCAGCGTTAATTTAATTTATGCAGAAAATGAAACTAATGAAGACAAGGTCACACCTGCATCAAAGACGACTGTGCAGAAGGCAACGGAGAATAAGGAGGAAACGCCTGCACCTGTTCCACAGAAAAGACCTGAAGGATTCTGGAATTTCTATGCCAAGCAGCAGGCAAAGCTTGTAAAGGATAATGACAGGGCAATGTTTGAAGATGTCAGCACGAATGTCAAGGCACAGGAGGATTTTTACAGCTATGTAAACGAAAACTGGGATAAAAAGACTCAAATTCCAAGCACAAAGCCTGCCTGGGGAGCGTTTTACGAACTGAATGAAAAAAATCAGGATTTTCTTCGGAACCTTATAAGGGAGCTGAAAGGGAAATCTTCATTGACTGCCGATGAACAAAAAGTTGTAACACTTTATGACAGTTATTCAAATATGGAGAAAAGAAACAAGGAGGGGCTTGCACCCATAAAAAATGATCTTGAAAAAATTGATGCTATAAAGAATGTTGCTGACCTTGAAAAATACAATGTTGAAGCTACAAAGACTGGCGGCTCTGAATTTTATGGATGGGGAGTAGGAACAGATCTGAATAACTCGAAAAATAATGCCATATATCTAGGAAGTGCAGGAATTGGGCTTTCAAGAGAATATTTTCAGAAAGACACGAGGGAAAACAGGGCAATACTTGAAGAATACACAAGATATGTAAGCGACATGCTGAAATATCTGGGAGAGTCAGATACGCTTGAAAAAGCCAAAAAAATTGTTGCATTTGAAAAACAGATTGCAAATACGCTGCTTACTAATGAAGAGCGTCATGACGTAAAAAAATATAATAATCCTGTAAAAGTAAGTGATTTGGGAACATTATCTAGAAATGTAGATTTAGCGCAATATTTGAAGCAGCTGAATGTGAATACGGACAAGGTAATAATAACTGAGCTAAATTACTATAAAAACCTTGATAGATTTGTAAATGATGCAAATATTGGCGTAATCAAGGATTACATGAAATATAATTTAATAAGTTCTGCAGCTGGAGTGCTTAATGATGACCTTGGAAAAAGAAGCTTCGAATTTTTTGGAAGATATCTGAATGGGCAGAAGGAAAGGGAAGTGCTTGAAAAAAGAGCATTAAACTTTACAGATGGAAGTCTTGGAGAAATTATCGGAAAAATCTATGTTCAGCGTAATTTTTCATCTGAAGCTAAAAAAAATACATTGCAAATGGTTGATTACATCAAGAAGGCAATGAAGAACAGAATTGAAAAATTGGATTGGATGAGTGCCGCTACCAAGAAGAAAGCGCTGGAAAAATTATCGAAAATTACTGTAAAAATCGGATATCCTGATAAGTGGAGAGATTTTAGCAAAATGACGATTTCAAGCAATGATTCACTTTATGACCAGATGAAAAAAATAAGCGAATGGGAATACAATGAAGATATGAAAAAAGTTGGGAAGCCAGTAGACAAAACAGAATGGCACATGTCTCCACATACGATAAATGCCTACTATTCACCAACGAGCAACGAGATAGTGTTCCCTGCGGGAATCTTGCAATATCCATTCTATGATTATGGAAAATCAGAAATGGCAAGTAACTTTGGAGGTATCGGAACAGTTATAGGACATGAGCTTACTCATGCGTTTGATGTATCAGGAGCTTCATATGATGGCGATGGAAATGTGAAAAACTGGTGGACAGAAGAAGACAAAATGAAATTTGACGCGGCAACCAAAAAATTGGAGGACCAGTTTTCAAGATATTCAGTTGGAGGCGGAGTGTATGTTAACGGAAAATATACATTGACTGAAAACATTGCCGATCTTGGTGGACTGAACATTGCTTACGACGCATTGCAAATGTACATGAAAGATCATCCAAATTCTACAAAGGCATATTCGGACACAATAAATAAATTATTCTTTTTAAGCTTTGCAAGAATGTGGAGACAGAAATCGACACCAGAATATCTAAAAAATCTAGCTAAAACAGATTCCCATTCACCAAATATCTTCCGTGTAAATGGAACATTGGTAAATGTGGATGCATTCCATAAGGTATTTGAAACAAAACCAGGAGATAAAATGTACAAAGCTCCAGAAGATAGAATAAAAATCTGGTAA
- a CDS encoding MetQ/NlpA family ABC transporter substrate-binding protein, producing MKKILSLLLATALFLVACGNKNETKGAADSQGGAAGKTEKLIVGATPVPHAELLDLVKEDLKKEGIDLEVVKFNDYVQPNKALADKSIDANFFQHVPYMEDFGKKNNIELSAVGNIHLEPMALYSKKIKNINDLKNGDTLIIPNDPTNGGRALILLDKAGIIKLKDNTKLDSTPADIVQNPKNIKIETLSNEQIAPRLSEVAGAIINSNFAIDAGVTKNEIILIEGKDSPYVNIVTVLKGNENDERVKKLVKALQSEKIKKYIEEKYEGRVIPAF from the coding sequence ATGAAAAAAATATTATCATTGTTATTAGCAACAGCATTATTTTTAGTAGCTTGTGGAAACAAAAATGAAACTAAAGGAGCAGCTGACAGCCAAGGTGGAGCAGCTGGAAAAACTGAAAAATTAATCGTGGGAGCAACTCCTGTTCCGCATGCTGAATTATTGGATTTGGTAAAAGAAGACTTGAAAAAGGAAGGAATTGATTTAGAAGTAGTTAAATTTAATGATTATGTTCAACCAAATAAAGCACTTGCAGACAAAAGTATAGATGCAAACTTTTTCCAGCACGTTCCATATATGGAAGATTTTGGTAAGAAAAATAATATTGAATTATCAGCAGTTGGGAATATTCACTTGGAGCCAATGGCTTTATATTCTAAAAAAATAAAAAATATTAATGATTTAAAAAATGGCGATACTTTAATCATTCCTAATGATCCGACAAATGGAGGACGTGCATTGATTTTACTTGACAAAGCTGGTATCATAAAATTAAAAGACAACACAAAATTAGATTCTACACCAGCTGATATTGTTCAAAATCCAAAAAATATCAAGATTGAAACATTATCAAATGAGCAAATTGCACCAAGATTAAGTGAAGTTGCAGGAGCGATTATAAATTCAAACTTTGCAATTGATGCTGGAGTTACAAAAAATGAAATTATCCTGATAGAAGGTAAAGATTCGCCTTATGTAAACATTGTTACAGTTCTAAAAGGAAATGAGAACGATGAAAGAGTTAAAAAATTGGTAAAAGCATTACAAAGTGAAAAAATTAAAAAATATATTGAAGAAAAATATGAAGGCAGAGTAATTCCTGCATTCTAA